The Candidatus Rokuibacteriota bacterium genome segment GTTCATCCGGGCAGCTCGGCCCCGAAGCCCATGACGCGGGAGAGGTCGCGCGCGCTCTCGACGACGAGGGCCGCCAGGCGCGGCTGCTCGGCCAGGACGCGCTGGCTCGGGGCGCCCAGAACGAGCCCCGCAAGGACCTGGCCATGGCGGTCGAAGACGGGCGCGGCGATGCCGGCGGCGCCCTGGGCGATCTCGTCCACGGAGACCGACAGTCCGGTGCTCCGGATCTCGTCGAGCGCCCGGCGCAGCGCCGCGCGGGTCACGGGCGTCTGCGGTGTGAAGGCCTTGAGCCGCGTCGCCTTCAGGTACTCCTGGCGGCGCGCGGGCGGCAGGTACGCCAGCAAGAGCTTCCCGATCGCCGAGCAGTACAGCGGCCTGCGCTCGCCGATGCCCGCCGTGTAGCGGACGGTGTTGCGGCTCTCCACCTTGTCGATGTAGACGGCGACGGGTGCGTCTCCCGCCATGGTCGCGATGAGCGCGGTCTCGCCGCTCTTGTCCGCCAGGTCCACGAGGAAGGGCCGCGCCAGCTCGGGCAGCTCGCGGTTGGACAAGGCCGCCATGGCCAGCGTGAAGGCCGCGGGGCCGAGCCGGTAGTACCCCTCCGGGCTGCGCGCGAGGTAGCCCAAACGCGTCATCGGGCGGAGGAGATACAGGAGGCTG includes the following:
- a CDS encoding IclR family transcriptional regulator; the protein is MRTSTAKTQPASVVPPRVHNRDAGPRALGRALEVLEALARRRDGATLSGLSRRLGSPKSSLLYLLRPMTRLGYLARSPEGYYRLGPAAFTLAMAALSNRELPELARPFLVDLADKSGETALIATMAGDAPVAVYIDKVESRNTVRYTAGIGERRPLYCSAIGKLLLAYLPPARRQEYLKATRLKAFTPQTPVTRAALRRALDEIRSTGLSVSVDEIAQGAAGIAAPVFDRHGQVLAGLVLGAPSQRVLAEQPRLAALVVESARDLSRVMGFGAELPG